CCTCGTGCTCCTTGGCGAGGGTCTTGGCTGTTTTCAATTCCACGATCAACACATTTTCAATGAGCAAGTCCGCCAGGTAATCACCAATTAACGTGCCGTCCTCATCGTACACTTTGATCGGATGCTGTTGCTTCACGTCCAGGCCAGCTTTGCGCAGGCGATGCGCGAGAGCGTTTTCATAAACTTTCTCCAGATGGCCGTGGCCGTGATAGACGTGAATGTCGTAAGCGGTTTGTCGGACCTGGTCACAGAGTTGTTTGATCTCTTTCATAGTGCCTCCTTTTGGTTTGGCTGGATTCTTTGGCTTCTTTGAGTTCTTTGGGTTCTCTGCGGTTAAGTTCTTGTGCCAATCCCGCGCCAGGACCAGAGCCTCGCGTTTGTCTCGCGGATCGCTGCTGGTGTCGGCTCGGGCGTAGCTCTCCAGGAGGGCGGAATTATCAATGGCGCAGAGCGCGGCTTGTGTTTTTGACAACACAAAGCCGCGACGGTCATCGCTGATTTTTATTGGCGGCGCGGAATTGCGTTCAATTCCACCACCACTTTATCTTTTGCTTTCGCCAAACCTCCTTTTTCGCACCCAAATCTGGGGTAACTCCAGACGGGCACAATTCGACTAATGCGGCAAGAGAAATTTTACCGGTGGCGGGCAAAATCTTCTTTGGTGAGCTTGAACCATCCATCCATGCGCGCTACAAATCATGCAGCTATGAAATTCGCCATCACCGTTGACCGCGACGAAGACGGGATCTGGATCGTCGAATGTCCGTCCATTCCCGGTTGTGTCAGCCAGGGGAAGACCAAGGCAGAAGCCTTGAAGAACATCAAGGAAGCCATCGAACTCTGCCTGGAAGTCCGGGCTGAACGCGGATTGCCGCTCACGGTTGAGACCCGTCAAGTCGAAGTTGCGCTCTGATGCCGGCGCTTCCCGTATTGAGCGGTCGCAAGGTTGTGCGAGCTTTTGAGAAACTTGGCTGGCAAGTGGCTCGTCAGCGTGGCAGTCACATCATCATGGTGAAGGAGGACCAGAATGTGACGCTTTCCATTCCCAACCACAAGGAGGTTGCAAAGGGAACGCTTCGCAGTTTGATTCGGGCCGCCGGAATTACAATTGACGAATTCACGCGCCTGATGTGATCGCGGAATTCTCAACGGTGCACTGCGCTGCCTGTATTTTCGACAACACGACACCGCGACGGTCATCGCTGATTTTTGTTGGCGGCGCGGAATTGACGTTCAATTCCACCACCACTTTGTCTTTTGCTTTCGCCATACCTCCTTTTTCACACCCCGAATCAGGGGTAAATCCACACACGTACACTTCAATGAGCGCGGCAAGAAAAAAACAACTTTGGCGACAGCGACGACGGTGACCCGATCTGCATCCCGTTTTTCACGTCATCGCCACGAGGGCCACGAGGGGTTTACGGGCTTGTTGCGTGGGAAGCGATGAAGTAGGCTGAAGCCATGAAAACCGCGAGTGTGCAACAGGTGCCGGAGCAGTGGCCCGAAATCCTGCGTTGGCTGGCCGCTGGAGAAGAAGTGCAGGTGACTCAGCAAAACCAGGTCGTCGCCAAAGTCGTACCCGCAAAGCCAACACCCACTCCTGACTTTCTGGCCCGGGCGAAAGCCATCTGGGGTGAAACGCCGCCGGGCCAGCCGCTGAGTGCTGTGGTGTCGGAGGGGCGGGGAGGCGAAGCGTGACTTATCTGGACACGGGCTGTTTCGTCAAACTTTACTACCCGGAGCCGGATAGCGCCAAAGTCGTTGCACTCATTCAAGGGAAGCCGCTTTGCTACACGCCGCTTCACGAACTGGAGTTCAGGAACGCGCTCCAGTTCAAGGTCTTCCTCAAAAGCGCGACCGCTGCCCAGGTGACTGCGGCTTGCGCGTTAGTCGAAGCTGACGAGAAGGCAGGTGTGCTTGTGTCGCCGATTGGCGAATGGAAGGACATTTTCGCGGAGGCGGTGACGCTCGCGAACCAGCACACGGCGACGATTGGCTGCCGGTCATTGGATATTTTGCATTGTGCCGCTGCGAAAGTCTTGGCTGCCACCGAATTTATCACCACGGATTCACGGCAGAAAAAGCTTGCCTCCGCGATGGGTCTGAACTTGGTGACATTCTGAGCAGGACGGCGGAATTAGCAATGGCGCACAGCGCGGCTTGTGTTTTGGACAACACATAGCCGCGACGGTCATCGCCGATTTTCACTGGCGGCGCGGAATTGACGTTTAATTCCGCACCTTAACTCTCCCGGACAGAGGCGTAGAAGGATGGGCCAATACGAGGTGACGCAAGGGGAATACCGCGAAATCATGGGCGCGAATCCCAGCAGTTTCACCGGTAACGATCGACTGCCAGTGGAAAACGTGACTTGGACACAAGCGGTCGATTACTGCTCGAAGCTCACGACGCGTGAGCAGAATGCCAATCGCTTGCCAGCAGGCCACGTCTATAGGCTGCCCACTGAAGCGGAGTGGGAGTACGCTTGTCGCGCCGGCACGACCACCCGGTTCGGATTCGGCGACGATCCAGACTACAATCTCCTGCGCGGCTTCGCGTGGTTTAACAGCAATTCGGGAAATCAAACACATACGGTAGGCGAAAAAGCGCCAAACCGTTGGGGCTTATTCGACATGCACGGCAATGTTTGGGAATGGTGTGGGGATTGGTATGGTTCGTATCAGGGCGGGAGCTTGACCGATCCGAAGGGAGCGCGCACGGGCTCGGTCGGCGTGGGCCGCGGCGGCAGTTGGGGCAGTGCCGGGCAGGGTTGCCGGTCGGCGTGGCGCGGCTACTCGCCGTCGGCTCGGAACGGCTACCTCGGGTTCCGGGTCGTGCTGGCCCCAGGTCAGTAGCAGGACAGCAAGCGAGAAATTTTTCCAACTCTTCACGCGCGAGGGTCCGACGTGGTGATTAACCGCAAAGAACGCAAAGATCACAGAGGTACGCGGATTACCTTTTTTGCGGTCTTTGGGTTCTTTGCGGTTAAAACAATTCGCGGAACTGAATAGCTGCAAATCTTCGACCGGCACAATGCAACTTAAACTCTTCTTGATTCCCGTGAAGAACATGGCCGCAGCCGAGGCCGAGATGAACGGCTTCCTACGCAGCCACCGCGTGCTGGCGGTGAAAAAGGAGTTCGTTCCTGACGGCGAGAACTCATTTTGGAGTTTTTGCGTGGAACACCTCGATCATACCGCAGGCGGGGCGGGGGGAGACGGCAAAGCGCCCAAGGTGGATTACAAGGAGACATTGAGCGAGGCGGAGTTCGTGGTGTTCAGCAGGCTGCGGGAGTGGCGGAAGTCCGTCGCAGAACTCGAGGCCCTTCCTGTCTATGCAGTGCTGACCAACGAACAACTGGCTCAGATGGTCAGGAAGAAAGCCAACGATCTCGCCGCGCTGCGAGAAATCGAAGGCGTCGGCGAGGCAAAAGTCGAGAAGCACGGCGAGGCCTTGTTGAAAATTCTGGCTGGGGAAACAGCGAAAGGCAGCGTGGCCTCGTCGGCGAAGGAGGCAGCCAGCGGATGAAACGCAAAGGACATCTCCTCGAAGCGATTGCTGACCCGGAGAACCTCCGCTTGGCATTCTGGAACGCCAGCAAAGGCAAGCGAGGGCATGCAGTTGTTCGACGATTCCGGGAGCATCTGGACGACGAGATCGAAGCCCTGCGCCAAGACTTGCTGGCCGAGTGTGTCAAAGTAGGCGATTACCACTTCTTTGACATTCACGATCCAAAGCCCAGGCGCATCTGCGCCGCCAGCTTTCGCGTGCGCGTGCTCCATCATGCGATTATCAATCTCTGCGGGCCGATTCTGGATCGAACGGCCATTGCGGACAGCTACGCCTGTCGCGCAGGCAAAGGCCGCCTGGCCGACATTGAGCGCGCTGAAGAATTCGCCCGACGAAGCGGGTGGTTTCTGAAGTTGGATGTGCGGCGATACTTCGACAGCATTAACCACGAACTCTTAAAGGGACTTCTCCGCCGGCGATTCAAGGATCAGCGCCTGCTGGTTTTACTGGGCCGCATCGTGGAGAGTTATTCCACCGCGCCGGGTTGTGGCTTGCCCATCGGCAACCTTACCAGCCAGCATTTCGCCAATTATTATCTCCCGCCTTTAGACCGATTCGTGAAGGAGACGCTGCGACGCCAGTGCTATGTGCGCTACATGGATGACTTTGTGGTCTGGGGCGATAACAGCGCCGACTTGAAGCGCGGCCGTGATCAAGTCCGGAACTTTCTCCAATCCACGCTTGGCTTGAGTCTGAAGAACGAAGGCCAGATCGACCGGAGCGGCAAAGGCATGGATTTCTTGGGCTATCGGATTTTCCCGCAGACGACACGGCTTTCCCGCAGGAGCAAGCTGCGCTTCCGGCGGAAACTCAAAGCATACGAAGGCCGGTGGATGGCGGGCGAGTGGACCGAGGAAACCCTGCAACGACACGCTGAACCGTTGCTGGCCTTTGTGCGCGGCGCGGATTCCGAGGCGTTCCGGCGTGCGGTGCTAAGCGATTTAAGGGTGGGAGCCGAAGGGCTCGAACCGCGTGAACCGCGGCGGCAGTTGGAACAATGCCGGACAGAACTGCCGGTCGGCGCAGCGCAACAACAACTCGCCGTCGAATCGGAACAACAACCTCGGGTTCCGGGTCGTGCTGGCCCCAGCTCAACCGGAACGGAGTTTCCGGCTGACCCGGCGCCTATCCTGTCCAGCAGCCCTTGCGGTTGCCTGGCAAAGGCGGAAAGCCCGCTCGGTGTGAGTAGCCCGCTGGAAGGCGAGGCCGAAAGCTCCGGGCGGGCGTGGCCGAGACAGGCGGAGGTGAAACAACACCCTCTCGCTTTTGACCGATCACGGCTCGAAGAAGGAGTCAAAACCTTTGGCCCGCAAACCAAGGCGAAGTTCGTCATCGTTGGTCCACAGCCGGTCATCCAGGTGCAGCGTCAAGGCGACGAATGGGGTGTCCTTGGCATCGACCTCCCGGCACAGGCGGCGAGCTTCCATCCAGGTGCCGACGGGAATCGTGCCTTCCTCCACGAACTGCACGCGGGCCAGCAGTTCATAGAGGCACTCCAGGAGTTCAGCGTCGCTCAAGGCCGTCGCTTGCGCGATGCGCTCTTTGTGGTTGAACAACTCGACGAAGACAAACCTCGGACAATAATAGGTGGCAATCGCGTCGCTCAAAAATCGCCGCCGCCGGGCCGTGTCCCGGCTCACCAGCAGCGAAAAGAAAACGCTGGTATCAACGACGATGCAGGCCGGGTTCACTCCACCTGCGGTGAAGAAAAGCGCGGGCCATGGGTTTCCCACCAGCCTGCCTTAATCTCTTCGGACAACTGCCATGCGGCCTCCGGCGTGAGCTTGCTGCGACGCGCGATGCTTTCCACACGCAGCCAGGCGACGAAGTCGTTGACCTCTTCCCGCGTCATTCCTGCGGTCGGGATCGTTATCTGCACGCGGTCATTGTCGGCTTGGACAGCAATCATGGGGAGAAGATACATCTTCAGGAGGAGTCTCGACAAGGCCGGGTTTGAGCCTCGTCAGATCGGCTCCTCCAGCGACATGGCAACGCCTCGGACTTTATGAAGCGCAGCGACGTCCATAAGCTCAGTGGTTGCGAACCGTCCAAGCGGTTGGCACGCTGGGTCGCGTTGGCGGGGACAGTAGTGTGGATCGCCAGCGTTCATGGTGCTGATGATTCCTTTCACTTGGTCGCCGAATCCCCTTCCTTCCCGCTGGACACTCGCTCCATCAACCCTGATTCATCGCCCCAGGCTACCCGGCTTGTGGCCGAATCCGACCCCTTTCCTTTGGACACCCGGCCTCGCTCCGGCGAGCAGACCACACCAGCGACGCTTGTCGCGGAATCGGCACCGTTTCCGTTGGATACCCGGCCCATTACGCCTGACGCAGCTCCCACTCAGCCCCAAGCCACACGACCGGCGCTCGCCGCCATGATCGACGGGCGGCTGATTGAACTATACTGGCCGGAAAGCGCCAAAGGATTTGTCCTCGAGGCGGCTGCGGCTGTCGAAAGCGCGCCGTGGGCGCGTGTCACAGAGTCGCCTGCGGTCACAGGCGGGCGGTTCCGTATCAGTTTGCCCCTTTCCTCCGAGGCGCGCTTCTTCCGGTTGCGTCGGGAGCCGTAAGCGGCAATCAAGAATCAACAACTCCGGCACGACGCCGCGTCGCGCTCGTTCACAGACCAACTCACGTCGCAATCCAGCAGCCATATTCGGAACGCGGTGTAAGCGTTCCGTCCGGCGTCGTGGAAATCGTCCTTGTCCGTTGAAAAGAATCTCCGCGCCTTGATCTTCGTGAGCTTCCAGTTGCCTTGCTCGTCGGTTTCCGCTTGCACCTTGAGCGTCTGCAATCCGGAATGAGTCAGAAGTTTCGACGCCCACACTTTCTCCTCCACCCAGCCGATCATTTCCTCGCGAGCGCGCTCGTGATGCGGTATAGCGGCCTTGGCCGAAACATCGGAGTTTAACCGCAGAGATCGCAAAGAACTCAAAGAAATGGGCCTCTGAATCACGGCTTCGCCCTTTGCTCATGCCCCGCTCGTCGCTCGCTGCACGGGTGAAGTCTTAGAGCGTGTCCGAAAATTGCGCGGGGTCCTGCGGCGAGGGATTTTGGCTGTGGCCAAGGCGGCGAGGTCCGAGCATCCCCAACGCGGGCTGTAAGGACCGAGCCAACGCAGGCCACGGACAAAAGACCCGCCGCCCGGAGGGTTTTCGCGCCAAAGGCCGCCTGGCTTCGTTGCTCCTCAGTCGAAGATCCAGGGAGGATATTCTCCTTCGTCGCGCCTCGCCATCCGGCCTTTGGCGCGAAAACAGGACCCCGCGGAATTTTCGGACACGCTCTTAGGATCGTAGCCCCGATTGCTCTGCGATCTTTGTGTTCTCTGCGGTTAACCCATTTTTCCGCAGCTCCGGCGCGATCCATTGGCCGCCGCCGCCCAGGTCCAGGACAATCACCGAAAAACCGAAGTCTTGATGCAGTCGCCCGGCTGAGGATCGGCTCCAATTTCCGTTGCTGCCCCAACGCCTGGCAGGCCTCGATCATCTCCGACGTGTACCAGCCCTTGGATTGCTTTTGCCACAGGCCGAGGCCCTCGGCGCGGAATTTCTCCGGCGTGTTCGACAGCTTCAAGGTGCGCAGCCGTTTTTCATCGCGATATTGTTCCTTGAAGGTTTTGCCCGTGTGACAGCGGAGGCTGTAGTAGTTCTTGTAGGAAAAGCCGAAGGTCCAATAGTCCGGGTTGCCGCGCTTGACCTCCCTCTCGTATTCGCGATGCACCCGGAAGCCGGGATGATTGCCCAGTTCAGCCGTCGCGGACCGCACGACTTTGTTGCACCAGATCGGGTGATTGGCGT
This genomic stretch from Verrucomicrobiota bacterium harbors:
- a CDS encoding GxxExxY protein — translated: MKEIKQLCDQVRQTAYDIHVYHGHGHLEKVYENALAHRLRKAGLDVKQQHPIKVYDEDGTLIGDYLADLLIENVLIVELKTAKTLAKEHEAQILGYLKSARLEHGLLINFGSYKFQIRKFVWSEMDRIRK
- a CDS encoding type II toxin-antitoxin system HicB family antitoxin, translating into MKFAITVDRDEDGIWIVECPSIPGCVSQGKTKAEALKNIKEAIELCLEVRAERGLPLTVETRQVEVAL
- a CDS encoding type II toxin-antitoxin system VapC family toxin, whose translation is MTYLDTGCFVKLYYPEPDSAKVVALIQGKPLCYTPLHELEFRNALQFKVFLKSATAAQVTAACALVEADEKAGVLVSPIGEWKDIFAEAVTLANQHTATIGCRSLDILHCAAAKVLAATEFITTDSRQKKLASAMGLNLVTF
- a CDS encoding type II toxin-antitoxin system HicA family toxin, which gives rise to MMPALPVLSGRKVVRAFEKLGWQVARQRGSHIIMVKEDQNVTLSIPNHKEVAKGTLRSLIRAAGITIDEFTRLM
- a CDS encoding formylglycine-generating enzyme family protein, which produces MGQYEVTQGEYREIMGANPSSFTGNDRLPVENVTWTQAVDYCSKLTTREQNANRLPAGHVYRLPTEAEWEYACRAGTTTRFGFGDDPDYNLLRGFAWFNSNSGNQTHTVGEKAPNRWGLFDMHGNVWEWCGDWYGSYQGGSLTDPKGARTGSVGVGRGGSWGSAGQGCRSAWRGYSPSARNGYLGFRVVLAPGQ
- a CDS encoding prevent-host-death protein is translated as MKTASVQQVPEQWPEILRWLAAGEEVQVTQQNQVVAKVVPAKPTPTPDFLARAKAIWGETPPGQPLSAVVSEGRGGEA